From one Rhodamnia argentea isolate NSW1041297 chromosome 1, ASM2092103v1, whole genome shotgun sequence genomic stretch:
- the LOC115748751 gene encoding phospholipase A1-Igamma2, chloroplastic-like yields MATPYGQLFFRDHTHHSKIFTIINPISPSITSIRFSCGGLTRRESPANGRLFIQNVSSKSESLCIVPAWTSESLCIVPAWTAIEKPSNNLASSWEEIHGKSDWVGLLDPIDPLLQAELIHYGEMAQASYDAFDPHPLSKYCGSCRFKPSEFFRSLEFPRVGYEVTRYLYASCKIHNRPRFLKKSLWREGWSESANWFGYVAVSDDEMSKALGRRDIAIVWRGTVRKPEWIADAMYSMSPIRQKGIPCPDGNTKVESGFLHVYTEKDENSRFCKHSAREHVLQEVKRLIQKHAEEDLSITVAGHSLGSALAILSAYDMAETGTDIKQDGKIVPKCVFSFAGPRVGNAGFKKRVEELGVKVLRVLNIHDKVPTVPGMIFNEKVPSMMRKMHCYSHISTELALNHENSPYLKDKGDLLCYHDMEVLLHLLDGYKGKGQKFELASKRDIALVNKATDFLKDELLIPPKWMQLENKGLVRGQDGRWTQPERQDLGDHFECVNLVAGLV; encoded by the exons ATGGCCACACCCTATGGTCAGCTGTTCTTTCGAGATCACACCCATCACAGCAAGATCTTCACGATCAttaatcccatttcaccttcgatTACGTCTATAAGATTCTCGTGTGGAGGCCTAACGAGAAGAGAGAGCCCAGCGAACGGTAGACTTTTCATACAAAATGTATCATCCAAGAGTGAGTCCTTGTGCATTGTTCCGGCTTGGACT AGTGAGTCCTTGTGCATTGTTCCGGCTTGGACTGCAATCGAGAAGCCTAGCAACAACTTGGCAAGCTCATGGGAAGAGATCCACGGCAAGAGCGATTGGGTCGGCTTGCTCGATCCAATCGACCCCCTCTTGCAGGCCGAGCTGATTCATTATGGGGAGATGGCTCAAGCGTCCTACGATGCGTTCGACCCCCATCCGCTCTCCAAATATTGTGGCAGTTGTCGGTTCAAGCCGAGCGAGTTCTTCCGTTCTCTCGAGTTTCCTCGGGTTGGATACGAAGTGACCCGTTACCTCTATGCCTCGTGCAAAATCCATAACCGTCCCCGTTTCTTGAAGAAATCGCTGTGGCGAGAAGGGTGGAGTGAATCGGCTAATTGGTTTGGGTATGTTGCTGTGTCGGACGATGAAATGTCGAAAGCTCTAGGACGACGGGACATAGCCATAGTGTGGCGCGGCACAGTGAGGAAGCCTGAGTGGATTGCGGATGCCATGTACAGCATGAGCCCGATCAGGCAAAAGGGAATCCCCTGTCCTGATGGAAACACCAAAGTCGAGTCGGGCTTCCTCCATGTCTACACCGAGAAGGACGAAAATTCCAGGTTTTGCAAGCATTCCGCACGGGAGCATGTTCTCCAAGAAGTAAAACGACTGATACAGAAGCATGCCGAAGAGGATTTGAGCATTACGGTCGCAGGTCATAGCCTGGGAAGCGCTCTCGCGATATTAAGTGCATACGACATGGCAGAGACGGGGACAGACATTAAGCAGGACGGCAAAATAGTCCCCAAGTGTGTGTTCTCGTTCGCTGGACCACGAGTCGGCAATGCCGGATTCAAGAAGCGGGTGGAGGAGCTAGGAGTGAAGGTACTGAGAGTGTTGAACATTCACGACAAGGTTCCGACTGTGCCAGGTATGATTTTCAATGAGAAGGTGCCTTCCATGATGCGAAAAATGCATTGCTACTCGCACATCAGCACCGAGCTCGCGTTGAATCACGAGAACTCGCCCTACTTGAAGGACAAAGGCGATCTGTTGTGTTATCATGACATGGAAGTTCTTCTTCATCTCCTGGATGG GTATAAAGGGAAGGGGCAGAAGTTCGAGCTCGCCAGCAAGAGAGACATAGCGTTGGTGAACAAAGCGACAGACTTCTTGAAAGACGAGCTCCTCATCCCACCAAAGTGGATGCAACTGGAGAACAAAGGGCTTGTGAGAGGCCAGGATGGCCGCTGGACGCAACCGGAGAGGCAAGACTTGGGAGATCACTTTGAATGCGTTAATCTTGTAGCTGGCTTGGTCTAG